One Cydia pomonella isolate Wapato2018A chromosome 15, ilCydPomo1, whole genome shotgun sequence DNA window includes the following coding sequences:
- the LOC133525950 gene encoding uncharacterized protein LOC133525950, with translation MSMIKEATVIAPWVGPTTSSNFLSVVVLSSNVDIIEKISKALADIHAQGNFRWKLSILRSFHLEEVMEHSDLVGRVSIDFVILGLDTSRVFCLEWAEKVLMQVHPDLWSRRVILVNSSGLPPNSMAVNVGELVAFKSHFKLDMMTADVFKSDDTRFLARRLLKYIEVSIGVKTGIPNLNV, from the coding sequence ATGTCTATGATTAAAGAGGCAACTGTAATTGCCCCATGGGTTGGACCTACAACAAGCAGTAACTTTTTATCCGTAGTTGTGCTATCATCAAATGTTGACATCATCGAAAAGATATCCAAAGCTCTTGCAGATATACATGCCCAGGGAAATTTCAGGTGGAAACTTTCAATCTTACGTTCCTTCCATTTAGAAGAAGTCATGGAACACTCCGATCTAGTTGGAAGAGTTTCTATCGACTTTGTTATACTGGGCTTGGACACCAGTCGAGTATTCTGCCTTGAATGGGCTGAGAAAGTTTTGATGCAAGTTCATCCTGACCTATGGAGTCGTCGAGTTATTCTTGTAAACTCTAGTGGATTACCACCAAATTCTATGGCAGTGAATGTTGGTGAACTAGTGGCTTTCAAAAGTCACTTCAAACTTGACATGATGACAGCAGATGTGTTCAAGTCAGATGATACAAGGTTCTTGGCGCGACGGCTGCTAAAATACATAGAAGTATCTATTGGCGTTAAGACTGgaatacctaatttaaatgtttaa
- the LOC133525947 gene encoding DNA repair protein Rev1, with product MRRRDDKFPDNGFEAWGGYMNAKISKLEEQFSSRVGSEQDKLSDIFSGVNIFVNGYTIPSADELKTLMAKHGGVYHTYQRSDDFIIASNLPDTKVKNMSLVKVVRPEWITESITANKLLNYRDYLLYGNSRLQPRLNFAKVKSDPVVDCKPSPSMPESTVIKGIDEKLYDVTNVDSTKPTINNVSKYLPKKTDHSTKTAADPNFISEFYNNSRLHHISQLGACFKQHVNDLRETSNFQFAARSQLKERVLALNNANCLSQVTFEGGKTIMHIDMDCFFVSVGLRKRPELRGKPVAVTHSKGGQGRPKRAGVDRDTEFNLYREKQAKKLVKATAINEDIKLETRVDAIGDEDDKYGSMSEIASCSYEARAKGIGNGMFMGAALRLCPDLQTIPYDFDGYKEVAYTLYNTVAQYTLNIEAVSCDEMYVDCSELLKDLDITVQDFATILREEIRSKTGCPCSTGFGGNRLQARLATKRAKPDGQFFLSADLVEDFIFDIKLRDLPGVGRQTASKLESIGHQTCGSLQNLSLASLQQHLGIKTGLQLYDQCRGRDNNPLTFHTVRKSVSAEVNYGIRFENNEQCIEFLKQLSAEVHTRMVQFKVVGKCITLKLMVRDEKAPVETAKFMGHGFCNVINKSTSLLNATNDVEIITREIISLCNKQKIDPKEMRGIGIQVTKLESLANKGQTKGAMSKFLVNTNSIKTESRNTTELPEIIHKVKPESVPKPTTPKKTKALSPKKSPVIGSNKSSPVASAKRRGRPPKNLSLRAQVSTSKNLMSKFLHGQSNYSPLYKPPIPVQTVVKQEKKEVKRETKEVKKESTPNQGLLDLSWDKVRELLRAWLESGQTPLPYDINLIITYMREMVINKNIDKLNILLNFLRRRIREMNSSSWMEVYENIMEQVQNAMVVVYGKKLWVGN from the coding sequence ATGAGGCGACGCGATGATAAATTCCCCGACAATGGCTTCGAAGCCTGGGGCGGTTACATGAACGCTAAAATTTCCAAATTGGAAGAGCAGTTTTCCTCCAGAGTGGGCAGTGAACAAGATAAATTGTCGGATATATTTAGTGGCGTAAACATATTTGTTAACGGATACACAATTCCCTCCGCAGACGAACTGAAAACTCTTATGGCCAAGCATGGCGGTGTTTATCATACTTATCAGAGAAGTGATGATTTTATTATAGCATCAAATTTACCTGACACCAAAGTAAAGAATATGTCATTAGTTAAAGTCGTTAGGCCCGAATGGATTACAGAAAGTATCACTGCTAATAAGCTGCTGAATTATAGAGATTACTTATTGTATGGCAACTCTAGATTGCAACCTCGGCTTAACTTTGCTAAAGTCAAAAGTGATCCTGTAGTGGATTGCAAACCATCACCAAGTATGCCTGAGAGCACTGTCATTAAAGGTATTGATGAGAAGCTATATGATGTTACAAATGTTGATAGCACCAAACCTACTATAAAtaatgtttcaaaatatttgccTAAAAAGACAGACCACTCAACAAAAACAGCAGCAGATCctaattttatttcagaattttataataattcccGGTTACACCACATTTCACAACTTGGAGCATGCTTTAAACAACATGTAAATGATCTAAGAGAGACTAGCAATTTTCAATTTGCTGCTCGATCACAATTAAAGGAAAGAGTTCTTGCATTAAATAATGCTAACTGTCTGTCACAAGTGACATTTGAAGGTGGAAAAACTATCATGCATATAGATATGGACTGTTTCTTTGTATCAGTAGGGTTACGAAAGAGACCAGAGCTGCGGGGGAAGCCCGTGGCAGTCACACATTCCAAGGGAGGACAAGGCAGACCTAAAAGGGCAGGAGTAGACAGGGACactgaatttaatttatatagagAAAAGCAAGCTAAAAAACTAGTAAAGGCCACTGCTATAAATGAAGATATCAAATTGGAGACTAGAGTAGATGCTATTGGAGATGAGGATGACAAATATGGGTCTATGAGTGAAATAGCATCATGTTCATATGAGGCTCGAGCAAAGGGCATTGGCAATGGTATGTTCATGGGTGCAGCTTTAAGATTATGCCCAGACTTACAAACCATTCCATATGATTTTGATGGATACAAAGAAGTGGCTTACACATTATACAACACTGTTGCTCAATACACTCTTAACATTGAGGCAGTGTCTTGTGATGAAATGTATGTTGATTGTAGTGAGCTATTAAAAGATTTAGATATTACTGTTCAAGACTTTGCAACCATATTGAGAGAAGAGATAAGGAGCAAAACAGGGTGTCCTTGTTCAACTGGATTTGGTGGTAACCGTTTGCAGGCTAGGTTAGCAACTAAGCGAGCAAAACCAGATGGCCAGTTTTTCTTGTCAGCTGATCTTGTTGAAGATTTCATTTTTGACATTAAGTTGAGAGATCTACCTGGAGTGGGGAGGCAAACTGCTTCAAAATTGGAGTCTATTGGTCATCAGACATGTGGCTCCTTACAGAATCTGAGTTTAGCTTCTTTGCAACAACACTTGGGTATCAAAACAGGCCTTCAGTTGTATGATCAGTGTAGAGGTCGAGATAATAATCCCCTAACATTCCATACAGTGAGAAAATCTGTATCAGCTGAAGTTAACTATGGAATTAGATTCGAGAATAATGAGCAGTGCATAGAATTTTTGAAACAATTATCAGCTGAAGTCCACACAAGAATGGTACAATTTAAAGTTGTGGGAAAATGTATAACTCTAAAACTTATGGTAAGAGATGAAAAGGCACCAGTAGAAACTGCAAAATTTATGGGGCATGGGTTTTGCAATGTTATAAACAAGTCAACTTCTTTACTCAATGCTACAAATGATGTGGAAATCATAACTAGAGAAATAATATCTCTTTGTAACAAACAGAAGATAGACCCTAAAGAAATGAGAGGTATAGGGATACAGGTCACTAAATTAGAATCTTTAGCAAATAAGGGTCAAACAAAAGGAGCAATGAGCAAATTCCTAGTCAATACGAATTCAATTAAAACTGAAAGTAGAAATACAACAGAACTTCCAGAAATCATCCATAAAGTAAAACCAGAGTCGGTTCCAAAGCCTACAACACCCAAAAAAACAAAAGCACTATCTCCGAAAAAATCTCCAGTGATAGGTTCCAATAAAAGTTCCCCAGTGGCCTCTGCGAAAAGGCGAGGTAGGCCTCCCAAAAATCTATCTTTAAGAGCACAGGTATCAACTTCAAAAAACCTTATGAGTAAATTTTTACATGGACAGAGTAACTACAGCCCCCTATACAAACCACCGATACCTGTGCAGACTGTAGTTAAACAGGAAAAAAAGGAAGTTAAAAGAGAAACTAAAGAAGTTAAGAAAGAATCTACTCCTAATCAGGGTTTACTAGATCTTTCATGGGACAAAGTAAGAGAACTGCTAAGAGCTTGGCTAGAGAGTGGCCAAACTCCCTTACCTTACGATATTAATTTGATCATCACGTATATGCGAGAAATGGTAATCAACAAGAACATAGACAAGTTAAACATACTTTTGAACTTTCTGAGaagaagaattcgcgaaatgaATAGCAGCAGTTGGATGGAAGTGTATGAGAATATTATGGAACAAGTCCAGAATGCGATGGTCGTAGTTTATGGGAAAAAGCTGTGGGTTGGTAATTAA